The Populus nigra chromosome 4, ddPopNigr1.1, whole genome shotgun sequence genome contains the following window.
ATTTCCCTTCCAATCAAATTCTGGGTGAATTTTTCTCTTCAACATTCTCCTCATCAActgaaaatcacaaaattaattaattcttactTAAATATACCTTGAAGAAAAGTGTATCACTCCATGAGATGAGTATCCAtacttggttgaatttcttgatTGGACGTGAATCCTCTACAACGTGAGGACGTATGAGCTTCTTGGCAAAAGAGAGGCTACTTTTGGCACGAGCAACCGGCTTTTTATTCCCTGGTTCAGTCTCAACTTCAACAGAATCAGGCTTCCTTTTCATGTCAGAATCTTCCAAGAACAGTTCTGCCAGTGTTATTctttctcctttgttttttctttgttcatgCTCAGCGATAGTAGTAGAGTTGGTTATGACATCATAATGCAGAGAATCTGATCCAATTTCCTCAAAACTGTGGTCAAATGTTGCATATATCAAAGGGTTCACTTCTTCATCTAAAACATTGTcatcataataataatcatcATCAACTGAGTATTGTTCtatttccctttcttcttcttttccttcgtCTTCCTCCTGCTCTTGACCTTCTTCGTCACTTTCCAAAATGAAATACTGATCATTTTGATGGTTAAAAGGTATTAAAGGGTCAAGACCTAAGGTGCCAATTGTCAAAATTCCATCTTTCCAACCATCAAGCACATCCACCAGGGCTACTTGTTTCAGCAATGCTTGCTTGTCAGCCTCTTTTGTAATGGATTCAGCCTTCTTCACATTTCCATCGAGCCTATCTGTTCAAAACAATTTCCTCATCCATTTAACTGAGACAATTATATAAACAACACTTAACAAGTGTGGCAAAAAGTAataatagtaaataataattttaattttaatgctgTTTCTCAGCAGAACAAGTCGCCCTAAACGAAGTGTTGATAATGATTGTTTTGTAACTCAAGCTTGTTAGGGGTTATTATAAAATAGAAGGCAAACTAAAATCAACAAGACACTCATATATTAAGGACACGATgattataatactaaaaaagCATAAGATCGAGTCAATGGGACTTTTCTACcatataaatattcattttgttCTAATATATTAGTTTAGACGGCGACTCAATCATGAATATCAAACCTTTGATGGTGCCTTGATGAAACCTCCTCTGCACCCAGTTGAAGATCTGTttgcaagaaacaaaaatgttaGTAACCAAAAGATCATCACAAGAACAAGTGTAGAGAGTGAGAGTAGACGACCAGCCCAGCCATAAAAAggcatcaaaatatatttaaggtGAGAAATTCTGATAACGTTCTCTACTTCTAACCTTCATGCTCATCACAACAAGTTCTTGGCGAGGGAATTGGGACAAAGGAAATGTCAAAGTGAGGGAAATGATTTTGGAGAAAGAATTAAAAAGCTGGGGTACTCAAATGGGTGGAAGCCTGTGGCGATAACACGTGTCCAAGAGTAGTGGGCCCTAGTATATAGTCTGTGTTTTAGGGTGCATGGCATGTTTGAGGATCGACAATGTTGGGTCTTTGTGGCATGTTCGATGGGTCAAAATTTTCGAAGTGATGTCCATTGTCTTGAAAATGTATCCCTCTTTGTTGCATGTTAGCAACAGATACAGAGATCGAGTAAAGGGCTTCCAATTCTTTCACTAACTCTACCTAGTCTCTTTTGCCTTGTTAACATCTCAACCTCATCTCTTGAACTTGTTTCTCTTTAGCTATCCAGTAAACTTGTTCATACTTGCCAGCTGCTATTAAGAAACTGAAGTGAGTAATGAGTCGTGCGTGTGTGCCCTGCTGTAAATGTGAGCTCGTCGGTAAATTCTACGAGGAAAATAGTTGGTCAAGCAACTATTCCGCTGTATTGTTTTACGGTAATAACTAGTAACGGCTGGGGTAATGATCAATTTAGGGAAATGCTTTCTTTTTAGCCATCAAGTTCAAACCTGAAACCAGCAATTGATTTGTAGAGGTGGTGAAAGCGGCCTCTATCCTAGAGAGAATTAGAGCACAAGTTCAATTTCCCGGAAACATATTTATTGTGAGGGGTTTCATTTTCATGTTTCCGGTCCGAAGAGAGATTAGTCTCATGCTAACTAGGCCGGGAATACCCTTGGTtagacccaaaaaaaaaaataagagtccAAACCTAAAAGATAACCCCTCATAAATCTCACTTATCATGAAGTTGATCCACATGGAAAGGTGGGCTTACCAAATTAGAGAAGTGAATTTAGTTTTGGtaaattacatatatatatatataaaagctaaGCTAATCCAAGCTTACGGCCTATTATTTTTCGATGCGAACAAATTAATCTTTTTCTAATCGGCTAAGCAAGCTAAACTCCTGCGTCCTAATCTTTGCTGTGACAAGGTGAGTGGTAGATGGTGAGATTTTTAACACATTAATTAGAGGGGCTCTCTTTTCCCGTGTGAGAAGAGTTCAGTCACTGTAGTATTCAGGATGGTGTCTAGCGGAAAAACGATACTGCTTTTCTTTACCTTTGTATTTACCTTTTCACCTTgtcttttataaataattaatatccttTAGGCCTCCGATTGCACAAATAATTAATATCCTTTTTGCAACGCCCAACGATTGCAAAACTTCTTGTCTGTAAGGGCCTAGGAAAGTTGAAAGAAACAGTTGGATTCAGCTGTGCCAATCTGGAAGGCTGGAAAGCTAGAAATGTAGACACAATTGCCATGCTTGTGCTTGTAGGTTTATGGCTTTATGCAGTCCTACTGTGTCATAGCCCCAGTTGGGCTTCCACATGGGAGCAGCGGACCAGATGAGAACTGTAACTACCCATGACTGATGTTGACTCAATTCGACGATATACAATGATGTCCGAATGCTAGTCAAATCTCAATAATTTGagttcacatgttttttttctcgcAGAAGCGCCTGTCTTTATACCCTTTTAATTccttaattttgaattaaattccTCATCTCAAATCCGATGAAGGTGACGTGTCACATACTGCACAGAATCATCCTTAAATCTTGATTATTCTCTTAAGCGGGCGCGCTTACGTATACGTATGCAATTTACATACGCGTCTCCTTGGAATAGCTCCATTTGCTTAACTCTACGCGCTGCtctgtttttcaaataacaaaaataaaccagTACCTTTCTGCCTTTTATATGGCGACAAGTGGAAGAGCTAGAGGCTAGCTAGATCCTCAAGGGCATACCATACGTTCAGATAGGACGAGTTTTTTCCACGTAAGCATAGtaccaaaaattattttccaaactttattaaaaaaatctaacacaACTAGAACAATCATACATGTACATACATATACTACATACGCTATCTATGATTCTATGTCAACGCGCAAACAAAATCTTCAAAAGctcttttttctcaatttgttcGGGACTTAGTTGAGGttgtcttctaatttttttaaaaaaatatatattgaaataacaatatatcaaaataatttaaaataaaaaaataaaactcttaaaaaaatacaattgtaTCACAACAATATCATTAATAGCAGTGCAATTGAGAGGGCTCTCCGATGAATGAAAAGCGGCAGGTACAGAAGATGAACAGACGAGAAATCGTGTCGGTATCAGATTCAAGAGCAAGAAAACCATTTAGCTTTGGCATTAAAATCTTCAAAAGCTCCACTACATGCATGGGAATGTCTGCAAGTGCCCATGCATTTAATATTCAAGACTCGATCACAGAATTATAAGTTTGGACATATTATTCTAGGGATCATATGTAcctttttggcttttttttcatttattttcttaactaacaaaaaaactttatttattattcagcATATGCAAAGTAaaacgtgttttttttatataaaaaaaataacacaattttaaacgtaaaaacaaataaaaaagtcaattttCTAATAGAAATAGGAATAAGGATAACTCTTTTTACTTGTTGTGAATGAAACACTTATTATTGTATTGTAAAGTTTGTATAATAACAAAC
Protein-coding sequences here:
- the LOC133690627 gene encoding protein TILLER ANGLE CONTROL 1-like; translation: MSMKIFNWVQRRFHQGTIKDRLDGNVKKAESITKEADKQALLKQVALVDVLDGWKDGILTIGTLGLDPLIPFNHQNDQYFILESDEEGQEQEEDEGKEEEREIEQYSVDDDYYYDDNVLDEEVNPLIYATFDHSFEEIGSDSLHYDVITNSTTIAEHEQRKNKGERITLAELFLEDSDMKRKPDSVEVETEPGNKKPVARAKSSLSFAKKLIRPHVVEDSRPIKKFNQLMRRMLKRKIHPEFDWKGNKTDNQNKSGIMDVHISKGNK